Proteins found in one Candidatus Nitrosopelagicus brevis genomic segment:
- the lysW/argW gene encoding alpha-aminoadipate/glutamate carrier protein LysW has protein sequence MTNCPECDANMKIPDDAVEGEIVTCPECGASFELAKASEGFELKPAQTVGEDWGQ, from the coding sequence ATGACAAATTGCCCTGAATGTGATGCAAATATGAAGATCCCTGACGATGCAGTAGAAGGCGAAATTGTCACCTGTCCAGAATGCGGCGCAAGTTTTGAACTTGCTAAAGCATCCGAAGGTTTTGAGTTAAAACCAGCTCAAACAGTCGGAGAGGATTGGGGACAGTGA
- a CDS encoding 3-hydroxypropionate--CoA ligase: MSFVKNTFEEIINTDHKVITEESSKTILKKYGVKVPGFALAKSADEAAKQAKKLGFPLVMKVVSPQILHKTDVGGVKVGIDNVADVKKTFNDMYGRLSKKKGVDVKGILLEKMVPKGGVELIVGIQNDPQFGPMIMAGLGGVMTEVFKDVAFRMLPITTSDAKSMLNELKGSKLLKGFRGSAPIDTNMVAKALVQIGKIGVENANYINSIDFNPVIVYPKSYFVVDAKIILNKELKKNSISKAKPVIASMEKFFTPKSVALVGASATPGKIGNSVLDALGKQDYKGKVFPINPKQKKILGIKCYPSLDAIKEKVDLVVVCVDLSACGPIMKTCAKKGIHNVVIVSGGGKELGGDRAAMEAEVKELSLKHKIRVIGPNCIGMFNAANRLDCAFQGQARMVRSKLGNVAFFSQSGTMGISMLESADLFGLSKMISFGNRSDVDEADMIWYAANDPQTKVIGLYVEGFGDGRKFINTAKRVMKEKKKPVIIWKSGRTAAGAKQAASHTGSLGGSNAMIMGAFKQAGIISVDSYQELVGVLKAMAWQPPANGNRVAMTSNGAGPMIGGIDHLDRLGLTIGKLDSKTRTKIQKHFPPTVPIHNGNPADVGGGATASDYNFVLEQFLADKNIDIAMPWFVFQDDPLEETIVDYLAALSKKKKKPILCGGNGGPYTEKMIKLIEKNNVPVFQDLRTWVAAASALAQWGKVRGK, from the coding sequence ATGTCTTTTGTAAAAAATACCTTTGAAGAAATAATCAATACAGATCATAAAGTCATAACTGAAGAATCATCAAAAACAATTCTAAAAAAATATGGTGTTAAAGTACCAGGTTTTGCTCTAGCAAAATCTGCAGATGAAGCTGCAAAACAAGCAAAAAAGTTAGGATTTCCATTAGTAATGAAAGTTGTATCTCCACAAATTTTACACAAGACTGATGTTGGTGGAGTTAAGGTTGGCATCGACAATGTTGCTGATGTTAAAAAAACATTCAATGACATGTATGGAAGATTATCTAAAAAGAAAGGTGTTGATGTAAAAGGAATTCTTTTGGAAAAAATGGTTCCAAAAGGAGGTGTTGAATTAATCGTAGGTATACAAAATGATCCACAATTTGGACCAATGATTATGGCTGGATTGGGTGGAGTCATGACTGAAGTATTCAAAGATGTTGCATTTAGAATGCTTCCAATTACAACATCTGATGCAAAATCTATGTTGAATGAACTAAAAGGTTCAAAACTTCTCAAAGGTTTCCGTGGAAGTGCACCAATTGATACAAACATGGTTGCAAAAGCATTAGTACAAATTGGAAAAATTGGTGTTGAAAATGCAAATTATATCAACAGTATTGACTTTAACCCTGTAATCGTATATCCAAAATCTTACTTTGTAGTAGATGCAAAAATCATTCTAAATAAAGAACTCAAAAAGAACTCTATCTCAAAAGCAAAACCAGTCATTGCCTCAATGGAGAAGTTCTTCACACCAAAATCTGTTGCACTAGTCGGCGCATCTGCAACTCCTGGTAAAATTGGAAACTCTGTGTTAGATGCACTTGGAAAACAAGATTACAAAGGTAAAGTTTTCCCAATTAATCCTAAACAAAAGAAAATTCTTGGAATCAAATGTTATCCTTCATTAGACGCAATAAAAGAAAAAGTTGATCTTGTTGTTGTTTGTGTTGATCTCTCTGCATGTGGACCAATAATGAAGACATGTGCAAAGAAAGGAATTCATAATGTAGTAATTGTTTCTGGTGGTGGAAAAGAGCTTGGTGGCGATAGAGCTGCAATGGAAGCTGAAGTTAAAGAATTATCATTAAAGCATAAAATTCGTGTAATCGGTCCTAACTGCATTGGAATGTTTAATGCAGCAAATAGACTTGATTGCGCATTCCAAGGACAGGCAAGAATGGTTCGTTCAAAACTAGGTAACGTTGCATTCTTCTCACAAAGCGGAACAATGGGAATTAGTATGTTAGAAAGTGCAGATTTGTTTGGTTTATCAAAAATGATTAGCTTTGGTAATCGTTCTGACGTTGATGAAGCAGATATGATATGGTATGCAGCAAATGATCCTCAAACCAAAGTAATTGGATTATATGTTGAAGGATTTGGTGATGGAAGAAAATTCATCAATACTGCAAAACGCGTAATGAAAGAAAAGAAAAAACCAGTAATTATTTGGAAGAGTGGAAGAACCGCAGCTGGTGCAAAACAAGCAGCATCTCACACGGGCTCTCTTGGAGGTTCAAATGCAATGATTATGGGTGCATTCAAGCAAGCAGGAATTATCTCAGTTGACAGTTATCAAGAATTAGTTGGTGTCTTAAAGGCAATGGCATGGCAACCACCAGCAAACGGTAATCGTGTTGCAATGACAAGTAACGGTGCAGGTCCTATGATTGGTGGAATTGATCATTTAGACCGCTTGGGACTCACAATTGGAAAATTAGATTCAAAAACTCGTACAAAAATTCAAAAACATTTCCCACCGACTGTTCCAATTCATAATGGAAATCCCGCTGATGTCGGAGGTGGCGCAACTGCAAGTGATTATAATTTTGTTCTTGAACAATTTTTGGCAGACAAAAATATTGACATTGCAATGCCTTGGTTTGTATTCCAAGATGATCCTCTTGAAGAAACTATTGTTGATTATTTAGCTGCTCTTTCAAAGAAAAAGAAAAAGCCAATCTTATGTGGTGGAAATGGCGGCCCATATACTGAAAAAATGATTAAATTGATTGAGAAAAATAATGTCCCAGTTTTCCAAGACCTCAGAACTTGGGTCGCAGCAGCATCTGCATTAGCCCAATGGGGCAAAGTACGTGGAAAATAG
- the dnaG gene encoding DNA primase DnaG has protein sequence MPYTGIVKYHVKLSFEVDGLVERADIIGAIFGQTEGLLGPEMNLNELQRVSKVGRIEVNTFSTENTTKGDALLPMSTDIDTCSLISAAIESIDKVGPFDSSFRLDDIEDVRANKKQDILQRAKEIKQKWSTNSVSEGQEMLEEVHENNSEKITTYGPKKLHCSTGIHDSKWVILVEGRADIINLLRAGYDNALAFEGGRIDESIKELCEQKEKVVAFTDGDRAGGFILKELKSVVHVDVELRADTGIEVEELTPKRVDEILAPVKKQMEEELSAPEIKNVDDGPLAELCKNKFSELNESLEAIALDSNDTEVFRVAIPELVGKITGQSGIKYLILDGIITQRLVDAAKTAGVESIIGHRTAKLSNSDGVSLKTFRELGIASN, from the coding sequence TTGCCATATACCGGTATTGTCAAGTATCACGTTAAACTATCATTCGAAGTTGACGGACTTGTCGAACGAGCAGATATAATCGGAGCTATATTCGGACAAACTGAAGGTCTTTTGGGACCTGAAATGAATCTGAATGAGTTACAACGAGTATCTAAAGTCGGTCGAATTGAAGTAAATACATTCAGTACTGAAAATACTACTAAAGGTGACGCATTGTTACCAATGAGCACTGATATTGATACATGTTCATTAATCTCTGCAGCTATTGAAAGCATCGATAAAGTTGGTCCATTTGATAGTTCATTCAGATTAGATGATATAGAAGATGTTAGAGCAAACAAAAAACAGGATATCTTGCAACGTGCTAAAGAAATCAAGCAAAAATGGTCAACAAATTCAGTAAGTGAAGGACAAGAAATGCTTGAAGAAGTTCATGAAAATAATTCTGAAAAAATTACAACATACGGTCCAAAAAAACTCCATTGTAGTACTGGAATACATGATTCTAAATGGGTAATTCTTGTAGAAGGTCGTGCTGATATCATTAATCTTTTGAGAGCTGGTTATGACAATGCATTGGCCTTTGAAGGTGGACGTATAGATGAATCAATCAAAGAATTATGTGAACAAAAAGAAAAGGTTGTAGCATTCACTGATGGTGATAGAGCTGGTGGATTTATCTTAAAAGAATTAAAATCAGTTGTACATGTTGATGTTGAATTACGTGCAGATACTGGAATTGAAGTTGAAGAATTAACTCCAAAAAGAGTTGATGAGATTTTAGCACCTGTGAAAAAACAGATGGAAGAAGAGTTGTCTGCACCTGAAATTAAAAATGTCGATGATGGTCCTCTTGCAGAATTGTGTAAAAATAAATTCTCAGAATTAAATGAATCCCTAGAAGCAATTGCACTTGATTCAAATGATACTGAAGTCTTTAGAGTTGCAATTCCTGAATTAGTTGGAAAAATAACTGGTCAATCTGGAATAAAATATCTAATTTTAGATGGTATAATTACTCAAAGATTAGTAGACGCTGCAAAAACTGCAGGTGTTGAAAGTATAATTGGTCATAGAACTGCAAAATTATCTAACTCTGATGGTGTTTCATTAAAAACATTTAGAGAACTTGGTATAGCATCTAATTAA
- the dph5 gene encoding diphthine synthase has translation MLWFIGLGISGISELSNSTLEVIKNAEIVYLESFTSPISDTEKKQLEDISGGEFKTAKRWLVEDGNEILENAKNRKTVLISYGDPYIATTHLELKTRAIRDDIETRTIHSSSIVSSLIGEVGLHYYKVGKVLTIMNDPKSMITPYNTIFENLLGKTHSVILLEYNEDKSFFLDPKDALSLLLNTEKTQNRKVISEETFAIVASRIGKDSQKIISGNISNLIKSDFGEAPHSIIIPGRLHFTESDAVKTVTECLDEPTDNSADVKSISEQMIEKYVPMVREALAEIKPHYENLKEYEDVLINAKLYIDDAENFLKEGKKEYAVLSIGYADGLVDALRIAKGFDPKM, from the coding sequence ATGCTGTGGTTTATTGGATTAGGTATTTCAGGTATTTCAGAATTATCAAATAGTACGCTAGAAGTCATAAAAAATGCAGAAATTGTATACTTGGAATCTTTTACCAGTCCGATTTCAGATACAGAAAAAAAACAGCTAGAAGATATTTCAGGTGGAGAGTTCAAGACTGCAAAAAGATGGTTGGTTGAGGATGGAAATGAAATATTAGAAAATGCAAAGAATAGAAAAACGGTGTTAATTTCATATGGTGACCCATACATTGCCACAACACATCTAGAACTGAAAACACGAGCAATTAGAGATGATATAGAGACAAGAACAATTCATTCATCTTCAATTGTTTCATCATTAATTGGAGAAGTGGGATTACACTACTACAAAGTTGGAAAGGTACTGACCATCATGAATGATCCAAAATCAATGATTACTCCATACAATACAATTTTTGAAAATTTGTTGGGAAAAACACATTCAGTGATTTTATTGGAATATAATGAAGATAAGTCATTTTTCTTAGATCCAAAAGATGCTTTATCATTATTACTAAATACCGAAAAAACACAAAATAGAAAAGTTATTTCAGAAGAAACTTTTGCAATTGTTGCATCAAGAATTGGGAAGGATAGTCAAAAAATAATTTCAGGGAACATTTCAAACCTAATTAAAAGTGATTTTGGAGAAGCACCGCATAGCATAATCATACCTGGAAGACTACATTTTACAGAATCAGATGCAGTAAAAACTGTCACAGAGTGTTTGGATGAACCGACTGACAATTCAGCAGATGTGAAGAGTATTTCTGAACAAATGATTGAAAAATACGTTCCAATGGTAAGAGAAGCATTGGCAGAAATCAAACCACATTATGAAAATCTTAAAGAATATGAAGATGTCTTGATAAATGCAAAATTGTACATTGATGATGCTGAGAATTTTCTTAAAGAAGGAAAAAAAGAATATGCAGTACTAAGTATAGGGTATGCAGATGGTCTGGTTGATGCATTACGTATTGCAAAAGGTTTTGACCCAAAAATGTGA
- a CDS encoding enoyl-CoA hydratase/isomerase family protein: MSMITTSKDEGVCVVKINRPTKLNAMNIDVAREIISTFEQLDKDDSVKVIVLTGEGDKAFSAGADIEYMSKISADESEVYAKLGQEVTATVENVSKPTIAAVNGFALGGGCEVAMSCDIRIASENARMGQPEVTIGIPPGWGGTQRLMRIVGIAKAKELVYTGKMIKAAEAKEIGLVNNVVPLESLMEEVMSMAKTIASNATLAVRMSKTAINKGRNADLDTGLGVELLAWRNCFSDPDREKRMVDFVNKSKK, encoded by the coding sequence ATGTCAATGATTACAACAAGCAAAGACGAAGGCGTTTGTGTCGTAAAGATTAATCGCCCAACAAAGCTTAACGCTATGAACATTGATGTCGCTCGAGAAATTATTTCTACATTTGAGCAACTCGATAAAGATGATAGCGTCAAAGTAATTGTTTTGACTGGCGAAGGCGATAAAGCATTCTCAGCAGGAGCAGACATTGAATACATGTCAAAAATATCTGCTGATGAATCTGAAGTATATGCAAAACTTGGGCAAGAAGTAACTGCAACCGTTGAAAATGTTTCAAAACCAACAATTGCTGCAGTTAATGGATTTGCATTAGGTGGTGGATGTGAAGTTGCAATGTCTTGTGACATTCGTATAGCATCTGAAAATGCAAGAATGGGCCAACCTGAAGTTACAATCGGAATTCCTCCTGGATGGGGTGGAACACAAAGATTGATGCGCATAGTTGGAATTGCAAAAGCAAAAGAGCTTGTTTATACTGGTAAAATGATCAAAGCAGCTGAAGCAAAAGAAATTGGTCTTGTCAATAATGTTGTTCCATTAGAATCTCTAATGGAAGAGGTTATGAGCATGGCAAAAACAATTGCATCAAATGCCACACTCGCAGTTCGCATGTCAAAAACAGCTATTAACAAAGGAAGAAATGCAGATCTAGATACCGGTCTAGGTGTCGAACTATTGGCTTGGAGAAACTGTTTCTCTGATCCTGATAGAGAAAAGCGTATGGTAGACTTTGTTAATAAATCCAAAAAATAG
- a CDS encoding NAD-dependent epimerase/dehydratase family protein encodes MKVLVTGAGGFIGSRLAKKLILEGHEVYGTIHDSPSQVEGMQIINADLTNDEFEIPDVRFDVVFHLAAATPLVKDKKKQKRINYDGTVNLFNKIKDKTEFIIYASGLGVFGNPNGTVDEQSPIKPDTDFVKIRLDAQKFLENSCKENNIGFSVCYFGDVYGDGSWFTEMVVKKLKSGMMKTPGKGDYDKCFIHVDDAVGILISIAKNNLRDQAYVCADSTSVTFKEFVDYTADKIGAKHAGGVPMFLAKGVLGGDLVKLLTTPMKISNKKISEVYNFVYPSYEEGINSILDS; translated from the coding sequence ATGAAAGTTTTAGTTACAGGGGCAGGTGGATTCATAGGCTCCAGACTAGCAAAGAAACTGATTTTAGAAGGACATGAAGTTTATGGTACAATTCACGATTCGCCATCTCAAGTTGAAGGGATGCAAATTATTAATGCAGATTTAACAAATGATGAATTTGAGATTCCAGATGTGAGGTTTGATGTGGTTTTTCATTTGGCAGCTGCAACTCCATTGGTTAAAGATAAGAAAAAACAAAAGAGAATCAATTATGATGGAACTGTAAATTTATTTAATAAAATTAAAGATAAAACAGAATTCATAATTTATGCATCAGGTTTAGGTGTATTTGGGAATCCAAATGGTACAGTGGACGAACAAAGCCCAATCAAACCAGATACAGATTTTGTAAAAATAAGATTAGATGCACAAAAATTTCTTGAAAATTCTTGTAAGGAGAACAATATCGGTTTTTCAGTATGTTATTTTGGCGATGTCTATGGCGATGGAAGTTGGTTTACAGAGATGGTAGTTAAAAAATTAAAGAGTGGAATGATGAAGACTCCTGGAAAAGGTGATTACGATAAATGCTTCATACACGTTGATGATGCTGTAGGAATTTTGATATCAATTGCAAAAAATAATCTAAGAGATCAAGCATATGTTTGTGCAGATTCAACTTCTGTAACTTTTAAAGAATTTGTAGATTATACGGCAGATAAAATTGGAGCAAAACACGCAGGTGGAGTTCCAATGTTTCTAGCAAAAGGAGTGTTAGGAGGAGATTTAGTAAAGTTACTTACAACTCCAATGAAAATTTCAAATAAGAAAATTTCAGAAGTTTACAATTTTGTTTATCCTTCCTATGAAGAAGGGATCAACTCAATTCTTGATTCATAG
- the lysX gene encoding lysine biosynthesis protein LysX, with the protein MTSKISILYDTIRLEEKLLIESAKKNDIAIDMVDCKKLFLDLNEKNCLDGPVLQRCVSYYRNLHSTAALEGQGAKVVNCLNTGIFAGNKLFTHMLLQKAGVPTPDATVAFSKDSALEALEKHGFPKIIKPTVGSWGRMVSKLNDMDAAEGIIEGREAMYPIHHIHFLEEFVQRPPRDIRVIVIGDNVAAGIYRNSGDGNWKTNTHLGGSAETCEITKELEDICIKAKDAVFGDIVGIDLMESNEKGLVVHEINNTTEFRNVVRVTGVDIPKLMLEHVKGFA; encoded by the coding sequence GTGACCAGCAAGATTTCAATCCTTTACGATACAATCCGTCTTGAAGAAAAATTACTAATCGAATCTGCAAAGAAAAATGATATCGCAATAGACATGGTAGATTGTAAAAAATTGTTTTTGGATTTGAATGAAAAAAATTGCTTGGACGGACCAGTATTACAAAGATGTGTTAGCTATTACAGGAATTTACATTCGACTGCAGCTCTTGAAGGTCAGGGTGCCAAAGTAGTGAATTGTTTGAATACAGGAATTTTTGCGGGAAATAAATTATTTACACATATGTTATTACAAAAGGCAGGAGTTCCAACACCAGATGCAACAGTTGCATTTTCAAAGGATTCTGCATTGGAAGCATTAGAAAAACATGGATTTCCAAAAATTATTAAACCAACAGTAGGGAGTTGGGGAAGAATGGTTTCTAAATTAAATGACATGGATGCAGCTGAAGGAATTATAGAAGGAAGAGAAGCAATGTATCCGATTCACCACATACATTTTCTTGAAGAGTTTGTCCAACGTCCACCACGAGATATTCGTGTGATTGTGATAGGAGACAATGTTGCAGCTGGAATATACAGAAATTCAGGAGATGGGAATTGGAAAACAAACACACACCTAGGAGGTTCAGCAGAAACCTGTGAAATTACTAAGGAACTAGAAGACATATGCATTAAGGCAAAAGATGCAGTGTTTGGTGATATTGTAGGTATTGATCTAATGGAAAGTAATGAGAAAGGATTGGTAGTACACGAAATAAACAATACTACAGAATTTAGAAATGTTGTTAGAGTTACAGGCGTAGATATTCCAAAATTAATGTTAGAACATGTCAAGGGGTTTGCATAA
- a CDS encoding M20/M25/M40 family metallo-hydrolase — protein MDDHLETSRYAIKTLEKALRIYTPSLSEKALADFLADRCDDLGFRDIHQDEVGNLIATKGSGEPKIMLCGHMDVVPGKIKVRIEGDMLHGRGASDAKAPLIAMLFAAASIGENEGTITFVGAVDEEGNATGIKNLVKNTPDVDYAVFGEPSSIQKVTIAYKGRLAINLRVNVKDSAHASAPWLAKNAIEEISSVAIELKNELESGQENKTKGMMLTATLTEIRGGTSHNVTPKECVATLDIRIPVDMNCNDIEEKITKIINEMSIKREIEVLYSVIDETEPFEAAHNSPLVRALTLSILDVEKKRPMLIRKTGTGDMNVIGNQLKIPVITYGPGDPHEAHTIDEKVSIEEFVKGIEILKKSLHHLKRLHDRTK, from the coding sequence ATGGATGATCATTTAGAAACTTCCAGATATGCGATTAAAACTTTGGAAAAAGCATTAAGAATCTATACTCCATCATTAAGCGAAAAGGCATTAGCTGATTTTCTTGCAGATAGATGTGACGATTTAGGATTCAGAGATATTCATCAAGATGAAGTTGGAAATCTGATTGCAACAAAAGGTTCAGGCGAACCAAAGATAATGCTATGTGGACATATGGATGTCGTTCCTGGAAAAATTAAGGTAAGAATAGAAGGTGACATGTTGCATGGCAGAGGCGCTTCAGATGCAAAAGCCCCACTAATTGCAATGTTGTTTGCAGCTGCAAGTATAGGAGAAAATGAGGGAACAATAACATTTGTTGGCGCAGTAGATGAGGAAGGTAATGCAACAGGAATAAAAAATTTAGTGAAGAATACACCTGATGTTGATTATGCAGTTTTTGGAGAACCAAGTAGTATTCAAAAAGTTACAATTGCATACAAAGGTCGATTAGCAATTAATCTAAGAGTGAATGTGAAGGATAGTGCACATGCAAGTGCTCCATGGTTAGCAAAAAATGCAATAGAGGAAATATCATCAGTTGCAATAGAATTAAAAAATGAGTTAGAAAGCGGCCAGGAAAATAAGACTAAAGGAATGATGCTTACTGCAACCCTTACAGAGATCCGTGGTGGTACTAGTCACAATGTAACACCAAAAGAATGTGTTGCAACCTTAGATATCAGAATCCCAGTAGATATGAATTGTAATGATATTGAGGAAAAAATAACTAAAATAATTAATGAAATGTCAATAAAGAGAGAAATTGAAGTTTTGTATTCAGTGATAGATGAAACAGAACCATTTGAAGCTGCACATAATTCACCATTAGTTAGAGCATTGACATTATCAATTTTGGATGTAGAAAAGAAAAGACCAATGTTGATTAGAAAAACAGGTACAGGAGACATGAATGTAATTGGAAATCAACTAAAGATTCCAGTAATTACATATGGTCCAGGAGATCCTCACGAAGCTCATACAATTGATGAAAAAGTTTCGATTGAAGAGTTTGTTAAAGGAATAGAAATTCTGAAAAAATCACTACACCATTTAAAAAGACTGCATGATAGAACGAAATAA
- the erpA gene encoding iron-sulfur cluster insertion protein ErpA, whose product MEQPKAQSGKVVTITAPAAEKIKEFMAEEDGNPQYLRIYVQGGGCSGLSYGMGFEKEAEEDDRVIEENGVKVLVDSMSIDHLNGANVDYIESLMGSGFKINNPNVTKSCSCGSSFSTE is encoded by the coding sequence TTGGAACAACCAAAAGCACAATCAGGTAAAGTGGTAACAATCACTGCCCCAGCCGCTGAAAAAATCAAAGAATTCATGGCTGAGGAAGATGGAAACCCGCAATACCTAAGAATTTACGTTCAAGGTGGTGGTTGTTCTGGTCTATCATACGGAATGGGCTTTGAAAAAGAAGCTGAGGAAGATGATAGAGTAATTGAAGAAAATGGTGTCAAAGTACTAGTCGATAGTATGAGCATTGATCATTTGAACGGTGCAAACGTCGATTATATTGAAAGCCTAATGGGTTCTGGTTTCAAAATCAATAATCCAAATGTAACAAAATCTTGTTCATGTGGCTCTTCATTCAGTACCGAATAG
- a CDS encoding DUF120 domain-containing protein, translated as MTDLKTQHLLTLAHILSKGGKHNFVNVTTTSLGKEIGKSQQSASLHLKELESGGFIERIQSGRKQSIKITHKGFVELSTLHNLLSKLISKSSNSLTFTGTITSGMGEGAYYMSMKGYTKQFKSKLGYVPYPGTLNVQIKEKKFSEAISQLSNYEGIKINPFSDGKRTFGWVKCFKSKINNKVDCELILLERTHHDTTIVEFISKHNIRKALKISEKSNVKVKISILDNFS; from the coding sequence ATGACTGATCTAAAAACACAGCACCTTCTAACTTTAGCACATATCTTATCAAAAGGTGGAAAACACAATTTTGTTAATGTTACTACTACATCTCTTGGAAAGGAAATAGGTAAATCACAACAATCGGCATCCTTACATTTGAAAGAATTAGAGTCAGGTGGATTCATTGAAAGAATTCAATCTGGACGAAAACAATCAATAAAAATTACCCATAAGGGATTCGTGGAATTATCGACACTTCATAATCTTTTATCAAAATTAATCTCAAAGTCTTCAAACTCTCTGACATTTACTGGTACTATTACTTCTGGAATGGGTGAAGGAGCATATTACATGTCAATGAAAGGCTATACTAAACAATTCAAATCAAAATTGGGGTACGTCCCATATCCTGGAACCTTGAATGTCCAAATTAAAGAAAAAAAATTCTCTGAAGCTATTTCACAATTATCAAATTATGAGGGAATAAAGATTAATCCATTTTCTGATGGCAAGAGAACATTTGGATGGGTAAAATGCTTCAAATCAAAAATAAATAACAAAGTCGATTGTGAATTAATTTTATTGGAACGAACTCATCATGATACAACAATAGTTGAATTTATCTCAAAACATAATATTCGTAAAGCACTAAAAATTTCTGAAAAATCAAATGTTAAAGTAAAAATCTCAATTTTAGATAATTTTTCTTAG
- a CDS encoding Glu/Leu/Phe/Val family dehydrogenase, with protein MVKHDPFANATKQVNDACDVLKIKDKGIREYLAMPNKVLRVKIPVKMDNGKIRVFTGFRSQHNNDRGPYKGGIRYFDPEGGVQYMEREVMALSSWMTWKCAVVDVPLGGGKGAIFVNPKKDKLSEGELERLTRGFAYKIGEIIGPQKDIPAPDVYTTGKEMTQIMDTWSKMNGNKYSPGVITGKPIPMGGSLARNVATGLGTAYCVRGAAKILKINLKGAKVVLQGFGNASTFAGEYLEKMGAKCIGASDSKGSIIVPNGFKVSKLIEHKQKKGSVVGFPGSKKVSTEQLLTTKCEILIPGALENQIDAKLAKKLQCRIIGEAANGPTLPEADPIIYNKKIMVIPDILANSGGVCISYLEWVQNNMGYYWSFDEVAGKMEANIVRGLKDTHDISKKYKIDMRRAAMVLAVQRVMEAFEHKGIWP; from the coding sequence TTGGTAAAACATGACCCTTTTGCTAATGCAACAAAACAAGTAAACGATGCTTGTGATGTTTTAAAAATTAAAGATAAAGGTATTCGAGAATATCTTGCAATGCCAAACAAAGTTCTCCGTGTTAAAATTCCTGTAAAGATGGATAATGGAAAAATACGTGTCTTCACCGGATTTAGATCACAACACAACAACGATCGTGGTCCATACAAAGGTGGAATTAGATACTTTGATCCAGAAGGCGGAGTTCAATACATGGAACGCGAAGTTATGGCATTATCGTCTTGGATGACATGGAAGTGTGCTGTAGTTGACGTTCCACTTGGCGGTGGTAAAGGTGCAATTTTTGTAAATCCGAAAAAAGACAAACTAAGTGAAGGAGAATTAGAAAGATTAACTCGAGGATTTGCATATAAAATCGGCGAAATCATTGGACCTCAAAAAGATATTCCTGCACCTGATGTTTACACAACTGGAAAAGAAATGACACAGATTATGGATACTTGGAGTAAGATGAACGGTAACAAATACTCTCCAGGAGTAATTACTGGAAAACCAATTCCTATGGGAGGTTCACTTGCAAGAAATGTTGCAACCGGATTGGGCACTGCTTATTGCGTAAGAGGTGCCGCCAAAATATTAAAAATTAACCTTAAAGGCGCAAAAGTTGTATTACAAGGATTTGGAAATGCATCCACTTTTGCTGGTGAATATCTTGAAAAAATGGGTGCTAAATGTATCGGTGCAAGTGATTCTAAAGGATCAATTATTGTTCCAAATGGATTCAAAGTTAGTAAATTAATTGAACACAAACAAAAGAAAGGTAGTGTTGTTGGATTCCCTGGTAGTAAGAAAGTTTCAACTGAACAATTACTCACAACAAAATGTGAGATCTTAATTCCTGGTGCACTTGAAAATCAAATTGATGCTAAACTTGCAAAGAAATTACAATGTAGAATTATTGGAGAAGCTGCAAATGGTCCAACATTACCTGAAGCAGACCCAATCATTTACAACAAAAAAATTATGGTCATTCCTGACATACTTGCAAACTCTGGTGGTGTTTGTATCTCATATCTTGAATGGGTACAAAATAACATGGGATATTACTGGAGCTTTGATGAAGTTGCAGGAAAAATGGAAGCAAATATTGTTAGAGGTCTAAAAGACACTCACGATATTTCGAAAAAATACAAAATTGACATGAGACGTGCAGCAATGGTTCTTGCAGTTCAAAGAGTCATGGAAGCATTTGAACATAAAGGCATTTGGCCATAA